From Callithrix jacchus isolate 240 chromosome 15, calJac240_pri, whole genome shotgun sequence, one genomic window encodes:
- the MST1 gene encoding hepatocyte growth factor-like protein isoform X3: MGLWWVTVQPPARRMGWFPLLLLMTQCLRVPGQRSSLNDFQVLRGTELQHLLHVEVPGPWQEDVADAEECAGRCGPLLDCRAFHYNVSSHGCQLLPWTQHSPHTRLQRSGRCDLFQKKDYIRTCLMDNGVGYRGTVATTSSGLSCQAWSHKFPNDHKYTPTLRNGLEENFCRNPDGDPGGPWCYTTDPAVRFQSCGIKSCREAICVWCNGEDYRGAVDRTESGRECQRWDLQHPHQHPFEPGSLTKVWMTTIAGILTAPSGPGATLQIRSSSESSVTSPAVSLRHSPATRPRLSAASAGRVRATGAQPIPPPRAYLASVGTRRPRISTDLCLKNMRANCYHGTGEQYRGTISKTRKGVQCQHWSAEIPHKPQFTSTSKPHAQLEENFCRNPDGDSHGPWCYTMDPETPFDYCALRRCVDDQPPSILDPPDQVQFEKCGKRVDRPDQRHSRLRMVGGHQGNSPWTVSLRNRQGQHFCGGSLVKEQWILTARQCFSSCHMPLTGYEVWLGTLFQNPQPGEPGLQQVPVAKMVCGPSGSQLVLLKLERSVTLNQRVALICLPPEWYVVPPGTKCEIAGWGETKGTGNDRVLNVALLNVISNQECNIKHRGRVRESEMCTQGLLAPVGACEGDYGGPLACFTHNCWVLEGIIIPNRVCARPHWPAVFMRVSVFVDWIHKVMRLG, encoded by the exons ATGGGGCTGTGGTGGGTCACAGTGCAGCCTCCAGCCAGAAGGATGGGATGGTTCCCACTCCTGCTGCTTATGACGCAATGCTTAAGGGTTCCTG GGCAGCGCTCGTCATTGAATGACTTCCAGGTGCTCCGGGGCACAGAGCTACAGCACCTGCTACATGTAGAGGTGCCTGGGCCTTGGCAGGAGGATGTGGCAGATGCTGAAGAGTGTGCTGGTCGCTGTGGGCCCTTACTGGACTGCCG GGCCTTCCACTACAATGTGAGCAGCCATGGTTGCCAACTGCTGCCATGGACTCAACACTCGCCCCACACGAGGCTGCAGCGTTCTGGGCGCTGTGACCTCTTCCAGAAGAAAG ACTATATACGGACCTGCCTCATGGACAATGGGGTTGGGTACCGGGGCACCGTGGCTACAACCTCGAGTGGCCTGTCCTGCCAGGCTTGGAGCCACAAGTTCCCGAATGATCACAA GTACACACCCACACTAAGGAATGGCCTGGAAGAGAACTTCTGCCGTAACCCTGATGGTGACCCGGGAGGTCCTTGGTGCTACACGACAGACCCTGCCGTGCGCTTCCAGAGCTGTGGCATCAAATCCTGCCGGGAGG CCATATGTGTTTGGTGCAATGGCGAGGATTACCGTGGCGCGGTGGACCGCACTGAGTCAGGGCGCGAGTGCCAGCGCTGGGATCTCCAGCACCCACACCAGCACCCCTTCGAGCCGG GTTCCTTGACCAAGGTCTGGATGACAACTATTGCCGGAATCCTGACGGCTCCGAGCGGCCCTGGTGCTACACTACAGATCCGCAGCTCGAGCGAGAGTTCTGTGACCTCCCCCGCTGTG AGTCTGAGGCACAGCCCCGCCACGAGGCCACGACTGTCAGCTGCTTCCGCGGGAAGGGTGAGGGCTACCGGGGCACAGCCAATACCACCGCCGCGGGCATACCTTGCCAGCGTTGGGACGCGCAGACCCCGCATCAGCACCGATTTGTGCCTGAAAAATATGCGTGCAA ACTGCTACCATGGCACAGGGGAGCAGTACCGTGGCACCATCAGTAAGACCCGCAAGGGTGTCCAGTGCCAGCACTGGTCCGCTGAGATACCGCACAAGCCGCA GTTCACGTCTACCTCCAAACCACATGCCCAACTAGAGGAGAACTTCTGCAGGAACCCAGACGGGGATAGCCATGGGCCCTGGTGCTACACAATGGACCCAGAGACCCCATTTGACTACTGTGCCCTGAGACGCTGCG TTGATGACCAGCCGCCATCAATCCTGGACCCTCCAG ACCAGGTGCAGTTTGAGAAGTGTGGCAAGAGGGTGGATCGGCCAGATCAGCGTCATTCCAGGCTGCGTATGGTGGGGGGCCATCAAGGCAACTCACCTTGGACAGTCAGCTTGCGGAATCG GCAGGGCCAGCATTTCTGTGGGGGGTCTCTAGTGAAGGAGCAGTGGATACTGACTGCCCGGCAGTGCTTCTCTTCCTG CCATATGCCTCTCACGGGCTATGAAGTGTGGCTGGGCACCCTGTTCCAGAACCCACAGCCTGGAGAGCCAGGCCTACAGCAGGTCCCAGTGGCCAAGATGGTGTGTGGGCCCTCAGGCTCCCAGCTTGTCCTGCTCAAGCTGGAGAG ATCTGTGACCCTGAACCAGCGTGTGGCCCTGATCTGCCTGCCCCCTGAATGGTATGTGGTACCTCCAGGGACCAAGTGTGAGATTGCAGGCTGGGGTGAGACCAAAG GTACAGGTAATGACAGAGTCCTAAATGTGGCCTTGCTGAATGTCATCTCCAACCAGGAATGTAACATAAAGCACCGAGGACGTGTGCGGGAGAGCGAGATGTGCACTCAGGGACTGTTGGCCCCTGTGGGGGCCTGTGAG GGTGACTACGGGGGCCCACTCGCCTGCTTTACCCACAACTGCTGGGTCCTGGAaggaattataatccccaatcgAGTGTGCGCAAGGCCCCACTGGCCAGCCGTCTTCATGCGTGTCTCTGTGTTTGTGGACTGGATTCACAAGGTCATGAGACTGGGTTAG
- the MST1 gene encoding hepatocyte growth factor-like protein isoform X2 — MGLWWVTVQPPARRMGWFPLLLLMTQCLRVPGQRSSLNDFQVLRGTELQHLLHVEVPGPWQEDVADAEECAGRCGPLLDCRAFHYNVSSHGCQLLPWTQHSPHTRLQRSGRCDLFQKKDYIRTCLMDNGVGYRGTVATTSSGLSCQAWSHKFPNDHKYTPTLRNGLEENFCRNPDGDPGGPWCYTTDPAVRFQSCGIKSCREAICVWCNGEDYRGAVDRTESGRECQRWDLQHPHQHPFEPGKFLDQGLDDNYCRNPDGSERPWCYTTDPQLEREFCDLPRCESEAQPRHEATTVSCFRGKGEGYRGTANTTAAGIPCQRWDAQTPHQHRFVPEKYACKDLRENFCRNPDGSEAPWCFTLRPGMRVAFCYQIRRCADDVRPEDCYHGTGEQYRGTISKTRKGVQCQHWSAEIPHKPQFTSTSKPHAQLEENFCRNPDGDSHGPWCYTMDPETPFDYCALRRCVDDQPPSILDPPDQVQFEKCGKRVDRPDQRHSRLRMVGGHQGNSPWTVSLRNRQGQHFCGGSLVKEQWILTARQCFSSCHMPLTGYEVWLGTLFQNPQPGEPGLQQVPVAKMVCGPSGSQLVLLKLERSVTLNQRVALICLPPEWYVVPPGTKCEIAGWGETKGTGNDRVLNVALLNVISNQECNIKHRGRVRESEMCTQGLLAPVGACEGDYGGPLACFTHNCWVLEGIIIPNRVCARPHWPAVFMRVSVFVDWIHKVMRLG; from the exons ATGGGGCTGTGGTGGGTCACAGTGCAGCCTCCAGCCAGAAGGATGGGATGGTTCCCACTCCTGCTGCTTATGACGCAATGCTTAAGGGTTCCTG GGCAGCGCTCGTCATTGAATGACTTCCAGGTGCTCCGGGGCACAGAGCTACAGCACCTGCTACATGTAGAGGTGCCTGGGCCTTGGCAGGAGGATGTGGCAGATGCTGAAGAGTGTGCTGGTCGCTGTGGGCCCTTACTGGACTGCCG GGCCTTCCACTACAATGTGAGCAGCCATGGTTGCCAACTGCTGCCATGGACTCAACACTCGCCCCACACGAGGCTGCAGCGTTCTGGGCGCTGTGACCTCTTCCAGAAGAAAG ACTATATACGGACCTGCCTCATGGACAATGGGGTTGGGTACCGGGGCACCGTGGCTACAACCTCGAGTGGCCTGTCCTGCCAGGCTTGGAGCCACAAGTTCCCGAATGATCACAA GTACACACCCACACTAAGGAATGGCCTGGAAGAGAACTTCTGCCGTAACCCTGATGGTGACCCGGGAGGTCCTTGGTGCTACACGACAGACCCTGCCGTGCGCTTCCAGAGCTGTGGCATCAAATCCTGCCGGGAGG CCATATGTGTTTGGTGCAATGGCGAGGATTACCGTGGCGCGGTGGACCGCACTGAGTCAGGGCGCGAGTGCCAGCGCTGGGATCTCCAGCACCCACACCAGCACCCCTTCGAGCCGGGCAA GTTCCTTGACCAAGGTCTGGATGACAACTATTGCCGGAATCCTGACGGCTCCGAGCGGCCCTGGTGCTACACTACAGATCCGCAGCTCGAGCGAGAGTTCTGTGACCTCCCCCGCTGTG AGTCTGAGGCACAGCCCCGCCACGAGGCCACGACTGTCAGCTGCTTCCGCGGGAAGGGTGAGGGCTACCGGGGCACAGCCAATACCACCGCCGCGGGCATACCTTGCCAGCGTTGGGACGCGCAGACCCCGCATCAGCACCGATTTGTGCCTGAAAAATATGCGTGCAA AGACCTTCGGGAGAACTTCTGCCGGAACCCTGATGGCTCAGAGGCGCCCTGGTGCTTCACACTGCGGCCAGGCATGCGTGTGGCCTTTTGCTACCAGATCCGGCGTTGTGCGGACGATGTGCGGCCCGAGG ACTGCTACCATGGCACAGGGGAGCAGTACCGTGGCACCATCAGTAAGACCCGCAAGGGTGTCCAGTGCCAGCACTGGTCCGCTGAGATACCGCACAAGCCGCA GTTCACGTCTACCTCCAAACCACATGCCCAACTAGAGGAGAACTTCTGCAGGAACCCAGACGGGGATAGCCATGGGCCCTGGTGCTACACAATGGACCCAGAGACCCCATTTGACTACTGTGCCCTGAGACGCTGCG TTGATGACCAGCCGCCATCAATCCTGGACCCTCCAG ACCAGGTGCAGTTTGAGAAGTGTGGCAAGAGGGTGGATCGGCCAGATCAGCGTCATTCCAGGCTGCGTATGGTGGGGGGCCATCAAGGCAACTCACCTTGGACAGTCAGCTTGCGGAATCG GCAGGGCCAGCATTTCTGTGGGGGGTCTCTAGTGAAGGAGCAGTGGATACTGACTGCCCGGCAGTGCTTCTCTTCCTG CCATATGCCTCTCACGGGCTATGAAGTGTGGCTGGGCACCCTGTTCCAGAACCCACAGCCTGGAGAGCCAGGCCTACAGCAGGTCCCAGTGGCCAAGATGGTGTGTGGGCCCTCAGGCTCCCAGCTTGTCCTGCTCAAGCTGGAGAG ATCTGTGACCCTGAACCAGCGTGTGGCCCTGATCTGCCTGCCCCCTGAATGGTATGTGGTACCTCCAGGGACCAAGTGTGAGATTGCAGGCTGGGGTGAGACCAAAG GTACAGGTAATGACAGAGTCCTAAATGTGGCCTTGCTGAATGTCATCTCCAACCAGGAATGTAACATAAAGCACCGAGGACGTGTGCGGGAGAGCGAGATGTGCACTCAGGGACTGTTGGCCCCTGTGGGGGCCTGTGAG GGTGACTACGGGGGCCCACTCGCCTGCTTTACCCACAACTGCTGGGTCCTGGAaggaattataatccccaatcgAGTGTGCGCAAGGCCCCACTGGCCAGCCGTCTTCATGCGTGTCTCTGTGTTTGTGGACTGGATTCACAAGGTCATGAGACTGGGTTAG
- the MST1 gene encoding hepatocyte growth factor-like protein isoform X1, with product MGWFPLLLLMTQCLRVPGQRSSLNDFQVLRGTELQHLLHVEVPGPWQEDVADAEECAGRCGPLLDCRAFHYNVSSHGCQLLPWTQHSPHTRLQRSGRCDLFQKKDYIRTCLMDNGVGYRGTVATTSSGLSCQAWSHKFPNDHKYTPTLRNGLEENFCRNPDGDPGGPWCYTTDPAVRFQSCGIKSCREAICVWCNGEDYRGAVDRTESGRECQRWDLQHPHQHPFEPGKFLDQGLDDNYCRNPDGSERPWCYTTDPQLEREFCDLPRCESEAQPRHEATTVSCFRGKGEGYRGTANTTAAGIPCQRWDAQTPHQHRFVPEKYACKDLRENFCRNPDGSEAPWCFTLRPGMRVAFCYQIRRCADDVRPEDCYHGTGEQYRGTISKTRKGVQCQHWSAEIPHKPQFTSTSKPHAQLEENFCRNPDGDSHGPWCYTMDPETPFDYCALRRCVDDQPPSILDPPDQVQFEKCGKRVDRPDQRHSRLRMVGGHQGNSPWTVSLRNRQGQHFCGGSLVKEQWILTARQCFSSCHMPLTGYEVWLGTLFQNPQPGEPGLQQVPVAKMVCGPSGSQLVLLKLERSVTLNQRVALICLPPEWYVVPPGTKCEIAGWGETKGKSIVQKTAPGQEAQLWIFLQGILLLPIPLTVGTGNDRVLNVALLNVISNQECNIKHRGRVRESEMCTQGLLAPVGACEGDYGGPLACFTHNCWVLEGIIIPNRVCARPHWPAVFMRVSVFVDWIHKVMRLG from the exons ATGGGATGGTTCCCACTCCTGCTGCTTATGACGCAATGCTTAAGGGTTCCTG GGCAGCGCTCGTCATTGAATGACTTCCAGGTGCTCCGGGGCACAGAGCTACAGCACCTGCTACATGTAGAGGTGCCTGGGCCTTGGCAGGAGGATGTGGCAGATGCTGAAGAGTGTGCTGGTCGCTGTGGGCCCTTACTGGACTGCCG GGCCTTCCACTACAATGTGAGCAGCCATGGTTGCCAACTGCTGCCATGGACTCAACACTCGCCCCACACGAGGCTGCAGCGTTCTGGGCGCTGTGACCTCTTCCAGAAGAAAG ACTATATACGGACCTGCCTCATGGACAATGGGGTTGGGTACCGGGGCACCGTGGCTACAACCTCGAGTGGCCTGTCCTGCCAGGCTTGGAGCCACAAGTTCCCGAATGATCACAA GTACACACCCACACTAAGGAATGGCCTGGAAGAGAACTTCTGCCGTAACCCTGATGGTGACCCGGGAGGTCCTTGGTGCTACACGACAGACCCTGCCGTGCGCTTCCAGAGCTGTGGCATCAAATCCTGCCGGGAGG CCATATGTGTTTGGTGCAATGGCGAGGATTACCGTGGCGCGGTGGACCGCACTGAGTCAGGGCGCGAGTGCCAGCGCTGGGATCTCCAGCACCCACACCAGCACCCCTTCGAGCCGGGCAA GTTCCTTGACCAAGGTCTGGATGACAACTATTGCCGGAATCCTGACGGCTCCGAGCGGCCCTGGTGCTACACTACAGATCCGCAGCTCGAGCGAGAGTTCTGTGACCTCCCCCGCTGTG AGTCTGAGGCACAGCCCCGCCACGAGGCCACGACTGTCAGCTGCTTCCGCGGGAAGGGTGAGGGCTACCGGGGCACAGCCAATACCACCGCCGCGGGCATACCTTGCCAGCGTTGGGACGCGCAGACCCCGCATCAGCACCGATTTGTGCCTGAAAAATATGCGTGCAA AGACCTTCGGGAGAACTTCTGCCGGAACCCTGATGGCTCAGAGGCGCCCTGGTGCTTCACACTGCGGCCAGGCATGCGTGTGGCCTTTTGCTACCAGATCCGGCGTTGTGCGGACGATGTGCGGCCCGAGG ACTGCTACCATGGCACAGGGGAGCAGTACCGTGGCACCATCAGTAAGACCCGCAAGGGTGTCCAGTGCCAGCACTGGTCCGCTGAGATACCGCACAAGCCGCA GTTCACGTCTACCTCCAAACCACATGCCCAACTAGAGGAGAACTTCTGCAGGAACCCAGACGGGGATAGCCATGGGCCCTGGTGCTACACAATGGACCCAGAGACCCCATTTGACTACTGTGCCCTGAGACGCTGCG TTGATGACCAGCCGCCATCAATCCTGGACCCTCCAG ACCAGGTGCAGTTTGAGAAGTGTGGCAAGAGGGTGGATCGGCCAGATCAGCGTCATTCCAGGCTGCGTATGGTGGGGGGCCATCAAGGCAACTCACCTTGGACAGTCAGCTTGCGGAATCG GCAGGGCCAGCATTTCTGTGGGGGGTCTCTAGTGAAGGAGCAGTGGATACTGACTGCCCGGCAGTGCTTCTCTTCCTG CCATATGCCTCTCACGGGCTATGAAGTGTGGCTGGGCACCCTGTTCCAGAACCCACAGCCTGGAGAGCCAGGCCTACAGCAGGTCCCAGTGGCCAAGATGGTGTGTGGGCCCTCAGGCTCCCAGCTTGTCCTGCTCAAGCTGGAGAG ATCTGTGACCCTGAACCAGCGTGTGGCCCTGATCTGCCTGCCCCCTGAATGGTATGTGGTACCTCCAGGGACCAAGTGTGAGATTGCAGGCTGGGGTGAGACCAAAGGTAAGAGCATAGTACAAAAGACTGCTCCTGGCCAGGAGGCCCAGCTCTGGATATTCCTCCAGGGCATTCTCCTTCTCCCCATTCCCCTTACTGTAGGTACAGGTAATGACAGAGTCCTAAATGTGGCCTTGCTGAATGTCATCTCCAACCAGGAATGTAACATAAAGCACCGAGGACGTGTGCGGGAGAGCGAGATGTGCACTCAGGGACTGTTGGCCCCTGTGGGGGCCTGTGAG GGTGACTACGGGGGCCCACTCGCCTGCTTTACCCACAACTGCTGGGTCCTGGAaggaattataatccccaatcgAGTGTGCGCAAGGCCCCACTGGCCAGCCGTCTTCATGCGTGTCTCTGTGTTTGTGGACTGGATTCACAAGGTCATGAGACTGGGTTAG